In Halomarina salina, one DNA window encodes the following:
- the ilvN gene encoding acetolactate synthase small subunit, whose translation MSQDATDGTEESVERTEGSHSVGPHPDEREHPMGRRSSQGIRIDPDVEATHEPRRTTISALVRHEPGVLAEVSGLVSRRQFNIESLTVGSTTNPETARITLVIDEPEPGVRQVERQLAKLRHVISVGELDGDAVRRELVVLKVHGDRPAQVQAVTEMYDGKTLDAGPRTITVEITGDEQTVDDAIDAFRQFGIRELARTGHTALARGETWTTPDEQERYERLHGTGDGESASDEAATTSAPANFSDDD comes from the coding sequence ATGAGCCAGGACGCCACCGACGGGACCGAGGAGTCGGTCGAACGGACCGAAGGGAGCCACAGCGTCGGCCCACATCCGGACGAGCGCGAGCACCCCATGGGGCGTCGCTCCTCGCAGGGCATCCGCATCGACCCGGACGTCGAGGCGACCCACGAGCCACGGCGGACGACCATCTCGGCGCTCGTCCGTCACGAACCGGGCGTGCTCGCGGAGGTGTCCGGCCTCGTCAGTCGACGGCAGTTCAACATCGAGTCGCTGACCGTCGGGTCGACGACGAACCCGGAGACGGCGCGCATCACGCTCGTCATCGACGAGCCCGAACCCGGCGTCCGACAGGTCGAGCGCCAGCTGGCGAAGCTCCGGCACGTCATCTCCGTGGGCGAACTCGACGGCGACGCGGTCCGACGCGAACTCGTCGTCCTGAAGGTCCACGGCGACCGACCGGCGCAGGTCCAGGCGGTCACCGAGATGTACGACGGGAAGACCCTGGACGCCGGGCCGCGGACCATCACGGTCGAGATCACCGGCGACGAGCAGACCGTCGACGACGCCATCGACGCGTTCCGGCAGTTCGGCATCCGCGAACTCGCCCGGACCGGCCACACCGCGCTCGCACGCGGCGAGACGTGGACGACGCCCGACGAACAGGAGCGGTACGAACGACTCCACGGCACCGGGGACGGGGAGTCCGCCAGCGACGAGGCCGCCACGACCAGCGCCCCGGCGAACTTTTCAGACGATGACTGA
- the ilvB gene encoding biosynthetic-type acetolactate synthase large subunit translates to MSERTSTPTNPRYREPTESPTEGEQTETEESNETTPESADQATDEDEQRPVTTGAQATIRALEAAGVEHVFGVQGGAIMPVYDALYDSDISHVTMAHEQGAAHAADAYGQVTGRPGICMATSGPGATNLVTGIADANMDSDPVVALTGQVPTKFVGNDAFQETDTVGVTRPVTKTNYFADDPNTVGATVSDAIAFAGTGRPGPTLVDLPKDVTTGETSDEAASPTAPPTDEPPAAEQEAVESAARALAEADRPLILSGGGVTKGEASDEVRAFATEFGIPVTTTMPGIGTFPEDHDLSLSWAGMHGTGYANMAISHTDCLLAIGTRFDDRLTGGIETFAPDATVVHVDIDPAEISKNVHADHPLIGDAGTVVEQLHDAMPGAFSATERSADDYESWCETCTGWKETYRQTYDTPDDEPLKPQFVVEATDELTPDDTLVTTGVGQHQMWAAQYWTYTEPRTYISSHGLGTMGYGLPAAIGAKVAAPDREVVCFDGDGSFLMTMQGLSVAVRENLDITVVVLNNEAIGMVRQWQDAFFEGRRMASEYPWVPDFAMLAEAFGAKGFTLREYEETADTLREAIEYDGPSVVDAYIDPAENVFPIVPSGGDNARFALTEDQL, encoded by the coding sequence ATGAGCGAGCGAACGAGCACCCCGACCAACCCCCGGTATCGAGAGCCGACCGAATCGCCCACCGAGGGGGAACAGACCGAGACAGAGGAATCGAACGAGACGACGCCCGAGTCGGCAGACCAGGCGACCGACGAGGACGAGCAACGACCCGTCACCACGGGCGCGCAGGCGACCATCCGCGCGCTCGAAGCGGCGGGCGTCGAGCACGTCTTCGGCGTGCAGGGCGGGGCCATCATGCCCGTCTACGACGCGCTGTACGACTCCGACATCAGCCACGTCACGATGGCCCACGAGCAGGGCGCGGCCCACGCCGCCGACGCCTACGGTCAGGTGACCGGTCGGCCGGGCATCTGCATGGCGACGTCCGGGCCGGGCGCGACGAACCTCGTCACCGGCATCGCGGACGCGAACATGGACTCGGACCCGGTCGTCGCACTGACGGGCCAGGTCCCGACGAAGTTCGTCGGGAACGACGCGTTCCAGGAGACGGACACCGTCGGCGTCACGCGACCCGTCACGAAGACGAACTACTTCGCTGACGACCCGAACACCGTCGGTGCGACGGTCAGCGACGCCATCGCGTTCGCGGGCACGGGCCGACCCGGCCCGACGCTCGTCGACCTCCCGAAGGACGTGACGACGGGGGAGACGAGCGACGAGGCCGCCAGCCCGACGGCACCCCCCACCGACGAGCCGCCGGCCGCGGAGCAGGAGGCCGTCGAGTCTGCGGCGCGCGCACTCGCGGAGGCCGACCGCCCGCTCATCCTCTCGGGTGGCGGCGTGACGAAGGGCGAGGCGAGCGACGAGGTGCGCGCGTTCGCCACCGAGTTCGGCATCCCCGTCACGACGACGATGCCCGGCATCGGGACGTTCCCGGAGGACCACGACCTCTCGCTGTCGTGGGCCGGGATGCACGGGACGGGCTACGCGAACATGGCCATCAGCCACACCGACTGCCTGCTCGCCATCGGGACGCGCTTCGACGACCGGCTGACGGGCGGTATCGAGACGTTCGCGCCCGACGCGACGGTCGTCCACGTCGACATCGACCCGGCCGAGATATCGAAGAACGTCCACGCCGACCACCCGCTGATCGGCGACGCGGGCACCGTCGTCGAACAGCTCCACGACGCGATGCCCGGCGCGTTCTCCGCGACGGAGCGGAGCGCCGACGACTACGAGTCGTGGTGCGAGACGTGCACCGGGTGGAAGGAGACGTACCGCCAGACGTACGACACGCCCGACGACGAACCGCTCAAACCGCAGTTCGTCGTCGAGGCGACCGACGAACTGACGCCCGACGACACGCTCGTCACGACGGGCGTCGGCCAGCACCAGATGTGGGCCGCGCAGTACTGGACGTACACCGAGCCGCGGACCTACATCTCCTCGCACGGCCTCGGGACGATGGGCTACGGTCTGCCCGCCGCCATCGGGGCGAAGGTGGCCGCCCCGGACCGCGAGGTGGTCTGCTTCGACGGCGACGGGAGCTTCCTGATGACGATGCAGGGGCTGTCGGTCGCGGTGCGCGAGAACCTCGACATCACGGTCGTCGTCCTCAACAACGAGGCCATCGGGATGGTCCGCCAGTGGCAGGACGCGTTCTTCGAGGGGCGCCGGATGGCCTCGGAGTACCCGTGGGTGCCGGACTTCGCGATGCTCGCGGAGGCGTTCGGCGCGAAGGGGTTCACCCTTCGCGAGTACGAGGAGACGGCCGACACCCTCCGCGAGGCCATCGAGTACGACGGCCCGAGCGTCGTCGACGCGTACATCGACCCGGCGGAGAACGTCTTCCCCATCGTCCCGAGCGGCGGCGACAACGCTCGCTTCGCCCTGACGGAGGACCAGCTATGA